One genomic window of Clostridioides sp. ES-S-0054-01 includes the following:
- the rpoC gene encoding DNA-directed RNA polymerase subunit beta', which translates to MFELNNFESIKIALASPEKIRQWSRGEVKKPETINYRTLKPEKDGLFCERIFGPQKDWECHCGKYRRVRYKGVVCDRCGVEVTKSKVRRERMGHIELAAPMSHIWYFKGIPSRMGLLLDMSPRSLEKILYFASYVVVDPGETGLNEKQLLTEKEYRTALEKYGYTFTVGMGAEAVKTLLQNIDLEQQSKDLRAELKDSTGQKKVRTIRRLEVVEAFKKSGNKPEWMILDAIPVIPPDLRPMVQLDGGRFATSDLNDLYRRVINRNNRLKRLLELGAPDIIVRNEKRMLQEAVDALIDNGRRGRPVTGPGNRPLKSLSDMLKGKQGRFRQNLLGKRVDYSGRSVIVVGPELKFYQCGLPKKMALELFKPFVMDKLVKEGYAHNIKSAKSIVEKVKPEVWDVLEDVIKSHPVLLNRAPTLHRLGIQAFEPILVEGKAIKLHPLVCTAYNADFDGDQMAVHVPLSVEAQAEARFLMLSVNNILAPKDGSPITTPSQDMVLGCYYLTIEAQDGAKGTGMVFKDFNELLLAYYNKSVHLHALVKLKVTLEDGRSSLVESTVGRFIFNENIPQDLGFVDRKENPFALEVDFLADKKSLGKIIDKCFRKHGNTETAELLDYIKSLGFKYSTLGGITVAVDDMSVPEEKKIFIADAEAKVDKYERAYRRGLISDEERYEKVIETWTETTDKVTDALMGGLDRLNNIYIMAHSGARGSKNQIRQLAGMRGLMANASGKTVEIPVKSNFREGLSVLEYFTSSHGARKGLADTAIRTAESGYLTRRLVDVSQDVIVREIDCGTEDTTEIYAIKEGNEVIEEIYDRIVGRYTIDPILNPETGEVIVGADAMIQEDEAETIVNLGIEKIRIRTVLNCKTNHGVCSKCYGRNLATGKEVNIGEAVGIIAAQSIGEPGTQLTMRTFHTGGVAGADITQGLPRVEELFEARKPKGLAVITEVSGRVEIDETGKRKEVNVIPEEGETQTYVIPYGSRLKVKQGQMLDAGDPLTQGFINPHDIVRVNGVKGVQEYIVKEVQRVYRLQGVDVNDKHIEVIVRQMLSKVKVEDPGDTDLLPGGYEDVLTFNECNKDAIAKGLRPAVAKRVLLGITKASLATDSFLSAASFQETTRVLTEAAIKGKEDHLIGLKENVILGKLIPAGTGMKKYRNIAVEKIED; encoded by the coding sequence TTGTTTGAATTAAACAATTTCGAGTCGATAAAAATAGCATTGGCTTCTCCAGAAAAAATAAGACAATGGTCTAGAGGAGAAGTTAAAAAGCCAGAAACTATAAATTACCGTACTTTAAAACCAGAAAAAGATGGTCTTTTCTGTGAAAGAATATTTGGACCACAAAAAGACTGGGAGTGTCACTGTGGTAAATATAGAAGAGTTAGATATAAAGGTGTAGTTTGTGATAGATGTGGAGTAGAAGTAACTAAATCAAAAGTAAGAAGAGAAAGAATGGGACATATAGAGCTAGCTGCTCCTATGTCTCACATCTGGTACTTCAAAGGTATACCAAGTAGAATGGGACTTTTACTTGATATGTCACCAAGATCATTAGAAAAAATATTATACTTTGCCTCATATGTAGTAGTTGATCCAGGAGAAACTGGATTGAATGAAAAACAACTACTTACAGAAAAAGAATACAGAACTGCTCTTGAAAAGTATGGATATACTTTTACTGTAGGAATGGGTGCTGAAGCTGTAAAGACATTACTACAAAATATAGACTTAGAACAACAAAGTAAAGACTTAAGAGCAGAGTTAAAAGATAGTACAGGACAAAAGAAAGTTAGAACAATAAGAAGATTAGAAGTTGTGGAAGCATTTAAAAAGTCTGGCAACAAACCAGAATGGATGATTTTAGACGCTATACCAGTAATACCACCAGACTTAAGACCAATGGTACAACTTGATGGTGGAAGATTTGCGACTTCAGACCTAAATGATTTATATAGAAGAGTTATAAATAGAAATAATAGACTTAAAAGATTATTAGAGCTTGGAGCTCCAGATATAATTGTAAGAAATGAAAAAAGAATGCTTCAAGAAGCCGTTGATGCATTAATAGATAATGGTAGAAGAGGTAGACCTGTAACAGGACCTGGAAATAGACCACTTAAATCTTTATCAGATATGCTAAAAGGTAAACAAGGTCGTTTCCGTCAAAACTTACTTGGTAAGCGTGTTGACTACTCAGGACGTTCTGTTATAGTTGTTGGACCAGAACTTAAATTCTATCAGTGTGGTCTTCCAAAGAAAATGGCATTGGAGCTATTCAAGCCATTTGTTATGGATAAGTTAGTTAAAGAAGGATATGCACATAATATAAAAAGTGCGAAATCTATAGTAGAAAAAGTTAAACCAGAAGTTTGGGATGTTTTAGAAGATGTTATAAAAAGTCATCCAGTTCTTCTTAACCGTGCGCCAACTCTGCATAGATTAGGTATACAAGCATTTGAACCAATCTTAGTTGAAGGCAAAGCTATAAAACTACATCCTCTTGTATGTACAGCTTACAACGCAGACTTTGATGGTGACCAAATGGCAGTTCATGTACCTTTATCAGTAGAAGCACAAGCAGAAGCAAGATTCTTAATGCTTTCTGTAAATAATATACTTGCTCCTAAAGATGGTTCACCTATAACTACTCCATCTCAGGATATGGTTTTAGGTTGTTATTATCTAACAATAGAAGCACAAGATGGGGCTAAAGGAACAGGTATGGTATTTAAAGACTTTAATGAATTATTACTTGCTTATTACAATAAGTCAGTTCATCTACATGCATTAGTAAAATTGAAGGTAACACTTGAAGATGGAAGAAGTTCATTAGTTGAAAGTACTGTTGGTAGATTTATATTTAATGAAAATATACCTCAAGACTTAGGTTTTGTAGATAGAAAAGAAAATCCATTTGCACTTGAAGTTGATTTCTTAGCAGATAAGAAGTCTCTTGGTAAAATAATAGATAAATGCTTTAGAAAACATGGTAATACAGAGACAGCTGAATTACTAGATTATATAAAATCTTTAGGATTTAAATACTCTACATTAGGTGGTATAACAGTTGCTGTTGATGATATGAGTGTTCCAGAAGAAAAGAAAATATTTATAGCTGATGCAGAAGCAAAAGTTGATAAATATGAAAGAGCATACAGAAGAGGTCTAATATCTGATGAAGAGAGATATGAAAAAGTTATAGAGACATGGACAGAAACAACTGATAAAGTTACTGATGCTCTTATGGGTGGACTAGATAGATTAAACAATATATATATAATGGCACATTCAGGAGCCAGAGGTTCTAAAAACCAAATTAGACAGCTAGCAGGTATGCGTGGTCTTATGGCCAATGCATCTGGTAAAACAGTTGAGATACCAGTTAAATCTAATTTCCGTGAAGGTTTATCAGTACTGGAGTACTTTACATCTTCACATGGTGCTAGAAAAGGTCTTGCCGATACAGCTATACGTACAGCTGAATCTGGATACTTAACAAGAAGACTTGTTGATGTAAGTCAAGATGTTATTGTAAGAGAAATAGACTGTGGTACAGAAGATACTACAGAAATTTATGCTATAAAAGAAGGAAATGAAGTTATAGAAGAGATATACGATAGAATTGTAGGAAGATATACTATAGACCCTATATTAAATCCTGAAACTGGTGAAGTTATAGTTGGAGCTGATGCTATGATACAAGAAGATGAAGCAGAAACTATAGTAAATTTAGGAATTGAAAAAATTAGAATAAGAACAGTTCTTAACTGTAAAACTAATCATGGAGTTTGTTCTAAGTGCTATGGTAGAAACTTAGCTACAGGAAAAGAAGTTAATATAGGTGAAGCAGTTGGTATAATAGCAGCTCAATCTATCGGTGAACCGGGTACTCAGCTTACAATGCGTACATTCCATACTGGAGGAGTTGCAGGAGCTGATATAACTCAAGGTCTTCCAAGGGTTGAAGAATTATTTGAAGCAAGAAAACCAAAAGGATTAGCTGTAATAACTGAAGTGTCTGGTAGAGTTGAAATAGATGAAACTGGAAAGCGAAAAGAAGTAAATGTAATACCAGAAGAAGGCGAGACTCAAACATATGTAATACCATATGGTTCCAGATTAAAAGTTAAGCAAGGTCAAATGTTAGATGCTGGAGACCCTCTAACACAAGGGTTTATAAATCCTCACGACATAGTAAGAGTAAATGGTGTTAAGGGAGTTCAAGAATATATAGTTAAAGAAGTTCAGAGAGTGTATAGACTTCAAGGGGTTGACGTTAACGATAAACATATAGAGGTTATAGTAAGACAGATGCTATCTAAAGTTAAAGTTGAAGACCCAGGAGATACAGATTTATTACCAGGTGGATATGAAGATGTATTAACATTCAATGAATGTAATAAAGACGCTATAGCTAAAGGTTTAAGACCAGCAGTTGCTAAAAGAGTTTTACTTGGTATAACTAAAGCATCTCTTGCAACTGATTCATTCTTATCAGCAGCTTCTTTCCAAGAAACAACAAGAGTATTAACAGAGGCAGCCATAAAAGGTAAAGAAGATCACTTAATAGGGCTTAAAGAAAATGTTATATTAGGTAAGTTAATACCAGCAGGAACAGGAATGAAGAAATATAGAAATATAGCTGTTGAAAAAATTGAAGATTAA
- a CDS encoding SDR family oxidoreductase has product MKKLQGKIAVVTAATKGIGLASAEILAKNGAIVYLAARSEELATEVINKISSEGGCAKFVYFNAREEETFTSMIEAVVKKEGKIDILVNNFGSTNPSLDKDLLTGDTDNFFDTVNTNLKSVYLPCKAAIPHMIKNGKGSIVNISSIGSVLPDLSRIAYCVSKASINSLTQNIATQYAKDNVRCNAVLPGLIATKAALDNMSPEFIKEFLKHVPLNRIGKPDDIAKAVLFYASDDSSFITGDLLEVAGGFGLPTPQFADNILR; this is encoded by the coding sequence ATGAAAAAATTACAAGGAAAAATTGCAGTAGTCACTGCAGCAACAAAAGGTATTGGATTAGCTTCCGCAGAGATATTGGCAAAGAATGGAGCAATTGTATATTTAGCAGCTCGTTCAGAAGAATTAGCTACTGAAGTTATAAATAAGATAAGTTCAGAAGGCGGTTGTGCTAAGTTTGTTTACTTTAATGCTCGTGAAGAAGAAACTTTTACTTCAATGATAGAAGCTGTAGTTAAAAAAGAAGGTAAGATAGACATACTTGTAAACAATTTTGGTTCAACAAACCCTTCTCTTGATAAAGACCTTTTGACTGGAGATACAGATAATTTTTTTGATACAGTAAATACTAATTTAAAAAGTGTGTATTTACCATGTAAAGCAGCGATTCCTCATATGATAAAGAATGGAAAAGGCAGTATAGTAAATATATCAAGTATAGGTTCAGTGTTACCTGATTTATCTAGAATAGCTTACTGTGTATCAAAAGCATCAATTAATTCATTAACTCAAAACATAGCGACACAATATGCAAAAGATAATGTTAGATGTAATGCTGTACTTCCAGGTCTTATTGCAACTAAGGCTGCACTAGATAATATGTCACCAGAATTCATAAAAGAATTTTTAAAGCATGTTCCCTTAAATCGTATAGGAAAACCAGATGATATAGCAAAAGCAGTTTTATTTTATGCTAGTGATGATTCATCATTTATAACAGGAGATTTACTTGAGGTTGCAGGAGGATTTGGTTTACCTACTCCACAATTTGCAGATAATATATTAAGATAA
- a CDS encoding DNA-directed RNA polymerase subunit beta, with the protein MPHPVTIGKRTRMSFSKIKEIADVPNLIEIQVDSYEWFLKEGLKEVFDDISPIEDYTGNLILEFVDYSLDDKPKYDIEECKERDATYCAPLKVKVRLINKETGEIKEQEVFMGDFPLMTERGTFVINGAERVIVSQLVRSPGVYYAEERDKTGKRLISSTVIPNRGAWLEYETDSNDVISVRVDRTRKQPVTVLLRALGIGTDAEIIDLLGEDERLSATLEKDNTKTVEEGLVEIYKKLRPGEPPTVESASSLLNALFFDPKRYDLAKVGRYKFNKKLALCYRIMNKISAEDIINPETGEVFVKAGEKISYEVAKDIQNAGINVVNLLMDDDKKVRVIGNNFVDIKSHIDFDIDDLNIKEKVHYPTLKEILDGYSDEEEIKEAIKSRIKELIPKHILLDDIIASISYEFNIFYNIGNIDDIDHLGNRRIRSVGELLQNQVRIGLSRMERVIKERMTVQDMEAITPQALVNIRPVSAAIKEFFGSSQLSQFMDQTNPLSELTHKRRLSALGPGGLSRERAGFEVRDVHHSHYGRMCPIETPEGPNIGLINSLGTYAKINEFGFIESPYRKFDKETSTVTDEIHYLTADEEDLFVRAQANEPLTEDGKFVNHRVVCRTVNGAVEMVPESRVDYMDISPKQVVSVATAMIPFLENDDANRALMGANMQRQAVPLVRREAPIIGTGIEYRAAKDSGAVVVARNSGIAERVTADEIIIKREDGNRDRYNLLKFKRSNSGTCINQTPIINKGDQIMKGDVIADGPATDLGEVALGRNCLIAFMTWEGYNYEDAILINERLVKEDRLSTIHIEEYECEARDTKLGPEEITRDIPNVGDSAIKNLDDRGIIRIGAEVDSGDILVGKVTPKGETELTAEERLLRAIFGEKAREVRDTSLKVPHGESGIIVDVKVFTRENGDDLSPGVNELVRCYIAKKRKIKVGDKMAGRHGNKGVISRVLPEEDMPFMENGTPLDIILNPQGIPSRMNIGQVLEVHLGLAAKTLGWYVATSVFDGANEYDIMDALEEAGYPRDGKLTLYDGRTGESFDNRITVGYMYYLKLHHLVDEKLHARSTGPYSLVTQQPLGGKAQFGGQRFGEMEVWALEAYGAAHILQEILTVKSDDVVGRVRTYEAIVKGENIPEPGIPESFKVLIKELQSLCLDVKVLTDEDQEIEVRESVDEDDTIGEFELDVVNHMGEVEESNIIEEIEDDFAENAEDEDIENLEEFTEDDLFEEEIDFESDDFDI; encoded by the coding sequence ATGCCACATCCTGTCACGATAGGTAAAAGAACTAGAATGAGCTTTTCTAAAATTAAGGAAATAGCTGATGTGCCAAATCTTATAGAAATTCAAGTAGATTCCTATGAGTGGTTTTTAAAAGAAGGTTTAAAAGAAGTGTTTGATGATATTTCACCAATAGAGGATTATACTGGTAATCTTATATTGGAATTTGTGGACTATTCTTTAGATGATAAACCAAAGTACGATATAGAAGAGTGTAAAGAGAGAGATGCTACATATTGTGCACCTCTAAAAGTTAAGGTAAGACTTATAAATAAAGAAACAGGTGAGATAAAAGAACAAGAAGTATTTATGGGTGACTTCCCTTTAATGACAGAAAGAGGAACTTTCGTTATAAATGGGGCAGAAAGAGTTATAGTAAGTCAATTAGTTAGATCTCCTGGTGTTTACTATGCGGAAGAAAGAGATAAAACAGGTAAGAGATTAATTTCATCTACTGTAATTCCTAATAGAGGAGCATGGTTAGAATATGAAACAGATTCTAATGATGTAATATCTGTAAGAGTTGATAGAACAAGAAAACAACCAGTTACAGTTTTACTTAGAGCTTTAGGAATAGGAACAGATGCAGAGATAATTGACCTTTTAGGAGAAGATGAGAGATTATCTGCTACATTAGAAAAGGATAATACTAAGACAGTAGAAGAAGGTCTTGTAGAGATATACAAAAAATTAAGACCAGGTGAACCTCCTACTGTAGAAAGTGCATCATCTTTACTAAATGCTTTATTCTTTGACCCAAAAAGATATGACTTAGCAAAAGTTGGTAGATATAAATTCAATAAGAAACTTGCTTTATGTTATAGAATAATGAATAAAATTTCAGCAGAAGACATAATAAACCCAGAAACTGGTGAGGTATTTGTAAAAGCTGGAGAAAAAATAAGTTATGAGGTAGCTAAAGATATACAAAATGCAGGTATAAATGTAGTAAATCTACTAATGGATGATGATAAGAAAGTTAGAGTTATAGGAAATAATTTTGTAGATATTAAGTCTCACATTGATTTTGACATAGATGATTTAAACATAAAAGAAAAAGTACATTATCCAACCTTAAAAGAAATTTTAGATGGATATAGTGATGAAGAAGAAATAAAAGAAGCTATAAAATCAAGAATTAAAGAACTTATACCAAAACATATATTATTAGATGATATAATAGCTTCAATAAGTTATGAGTTTAATATATTCTATAATATAGGAAATATTGATGATATAGATCACCTAGGAAATAGAAGAATAAGATCTGTAGGTGAATTACTACAAAATCAAGTTAGAATTGGTCTTTCAAGAATGGAAAGAGTTATAAAAGAAAGAATGACAGTTCAAGATATGGAAGCTATAACGCCTCAAGCGTTAGTTAATATAAGACCAGTTTCAGCTGCAATAAAAGAATTCTTTGGGAGTTCTCAGTTATCTCAGTTCATGGATCAAACAAATCCTCTATCTGAGTTAACACATAAGAGAAGATTATCAGCCCTTGGACCTGGAGGTCTTTCAAGAGAAAGAGCTGGATTCGAAGTGCGTGACGTTCACCATTCACACTATGGTAGAATGTGTCCAATAGAGACTCCAGAGGGACCAAATATAGGTCTTATAAACTCTCTAGGAACTTATGCAAAGATAAATGAATTTGGATTTATAGAATCACCATATAGAAAATTTGATAAAGAAACATCAACAGTTACTGATGAAATACATTATTTAACTGCTGACGAGGAAGATTTATTCGTAAGAGCTCAGGCAAATGAGCCATTAACAGAAGACGGTAAATTCGTAAACCATAGAGTTGTTTGTAGAACTGTAAATGGTGCTGTTGAAATGGTTCCTGAAAGTAGAGTAGATTACATGGATATATCTCCTAAGCAGGTTGTATCTGTTGCCACTGCTATGATACCTTTCCTAGAAAATGATGATGCCAACCGTGCCCTTATGGGAGCAAACATGCAACGTCAGGCAGTGCCTCTAGTTAGAAGAGAAGCACCAATTATAGGAACTGGTATAGAATATAGAGCTGCAAAAGACTCTGGAGCAGTTGTTGTTGCTAGAAATTCTGGTATAGCAGAAAGAGTAACAGCAGATGAAATAATAATAAAAAGAGAAGATGGAAACAGAGATAGATATAATCTACTTAAGTTTAAACGTTCAAACTCAGGTACTTGTATAAATCAAACACCTATAATAAATAAAGGTGACCAGATAATGAAAGGTGATGTTATAGCAGACGGTCCAGCAACTGATTTAGGAGAAGTTGCACTTGGAAGAAACTGCCTTATAGCATTTATGACTTGGGAAGGTTATAACTACGAGGATGCCATATTAATAAATGAAAGATTAGTTAAAGAAGATAGATTATCAACAATTCATATAGAAGAATATGAATGTGAAGCTAGAGATACAAAACTAGGACCAGAGGAAATAACTAGAGATATACCTAATGTTGGAGATAGTGCAATTAAGAACTTAGATGACAGAGGTATAATAAGAATAGGTGCAGAAGTAGACTCAGGTGATATACTAGTTGGTAAAGTAACTCCAAAAGGAGAAACTGAACTTACTGCGGAGGAAAGATTACTTCGTGCAATATTTGGAGAAAAGGCTAGAGAAGTTAGAGATACTTCACTTAAAGTACCTCATGGTGAATCTGGTATAATAGTTGATGTAAAAGTATTTACTAGAGAAAATGGAGATGACTTATCTCCAGGAGTAAATGAATTAGTAAGATGTTATATAGCTAAGAAGAGAAAAATAAAAGTTGGAGATAAAATGGCTGGTCGTCATGGTAATAAGGGGGTTATCTCAAGAGTATTACCTGAAGAAGATATGCCATTCATGGAAAATGGAACACCACTAGACATAATACTTAACCCACAAGGTATACCATCACGTATGAACATAGGTCAGGTTCTAGAAGTTCATTTAGGACTTGCTGCTAAGACATTAGGATGGTATGTAGCAACATCAGTATTCGATGGTGCTAATGAGTATGATATAATGGATGCTCTTGAGGAAGCTGGGTATCCTAGAGATGGTAAATTAACTTTATATGATGGTAGAACAGGTGAGTCTTTTGACAACAGAATAACTGTTGGATATATGTATTACTTGAAACTACATCACTTAGTAGATGAAAAACTACATGCAAGAAGTACTGGACCATACTCATTAGTTACCCAACAGCCACTAGGTGGTAAAGCACAATTTGGTGGACAAAGATTTGGAGAGATGGAGGTTTGGGCTCTAGAAGCATATGGAGCTGCTCACATACTTCAAGAGATACTTACTGTTAAGTCTGATGATGTTGTAGGTCGTGTTAGAACTTATGAAGCTATAGTTAAAGGTGAAAACATACCTGAACCAGGAATCCCAGAATCATTTAAGGTTCTTATAAAAGAACTTCAAAGTTTATGCTTAGATGTAAAAGTATTGACAGATGAAGACCAAGAAATAGAAGTAAGAGAATCTGTGGATGAAGATGATACAATAGGTGAATTTGAGCTAGATGTTGTAAATCACATGGGAGAAGTTGAAGAAAGTAACATAATAGAAGAAATTGAAGATGATTTTGCGGAAAATGCAGAAGATGAGGATATAGAGAATTTAGAAGAATTCACTGAGGATGATTTATTTGAAGAAGAAATAGATTTTGAAAGTGATGACTTTGATATATAA